A DNA window from Legionella sp. MW5194 contains the following coding sequences:
- a CDS encoding HD domain-containing phosphohydrolase — protein sequence MLEIAHDSKGTLLLVDDEINILNSLKRIFVPLNYKVLSATTGQEALELLENDEVDIIISDMRMPEMDGATFLKRAAEKWPEINRLLLTGYADINSAIAAINKGQIDYYLHKPWQPHELEHIIQNLMEQRKLKESNKLLQMELAERNKELLFLNNNLEDLVAERTLKLEKAYKAINHSYASVIEILSSISEQPKSLYKGYTHRVAQLAQLFAEQLGLNAQEIQAIHTAGLLHIIGKIGMPESIVTKPYQTLSAREKEEYEKYPLLGSAMLLGFPALEKVAHLISTHRELCNGLGYPHQFKINDIPLESRILSIVVDYNELQSGLLFPKKLSASEALRVIRNNESQRYDNHLAQLFVNIIKGMPADLPLSEQLIPASSLKPGMVLSRDLITESGLKLLSRGYVLTQLTILTIRQIGNINVYVVETNKPLQ from the coding sequence ATGCTCGAGATAGCGCATGACTCAAAAGGGACATTGTTACTGGTTGACGATGAAATCAATATCCTAAATTCACTTAAACGCATTTTTGTTCCTTTAAATTACAAAGTCCTTTCTGCGACAACGGGGCAGGAAGCCCTGGAATTGCTTGAAAACGACGAGGTCGACATCATTATCTCAGACATGCGCATGCCTGAAATGGATGGCGCCACCTTTCTTAAAAGAGCAGCGGAAAAATGGCCCGAAATTAACCGCCTTTTACTGACAGGCTATGCCGATATTAACTCCGCCATTGCAGCCATTAATAAAGGTCAAATCGATTACTACCTCCATAAACCATGGCAACCCCATGAATTGGAACATATCATTCAAAACCTCATGGAGCAGCGGAAGCTTAAAGAAAGCAATAAATTATTGCAAATGGAACTGGCAGAACGTAATAAGGAATTATTATTTCTAAACAATAACCTTGAAGACCTTGTCGCTGAGCGCACGCTAAAATTGGAGAAAGCCTACAAAGCCATTAACCATAGCTATGCATCTGTCATTGAGATTTTATCGTCCATCAGCGAACAGCCCAAAAGTCTTTATAAAGGGTATACCCATCGAGTCGCTCAGTTGGCTCAATTGTTTGCCGAACAATTGGGATTGAACGCTCAGGAAATCCAGGCGATACATACTGCCGGCTTGTTGCATATTATTGGCAAAATTGGCATGCCTGAATCGATTGTCACCAAGCCGTACCAAACCTTGTCCGCCAGAGAAAAAGAAGAATATGAAAAATACCCGCTTCTCGGCAGTGCCATGCTGCTTGGGTTTCCCGCTCTGGAAAAAGTGGCCCATTTAATTTCGACGCATCGGGAATTATGCAATGGTCTGGGGTATCCGCATCAGTTTAAAATCAATGATATCCCACTGGAGTCGCGTATTCTCTCCATTGTAGTGGATTACAACGAGTTGCAATCGGGTTTATTGTTTCCAAAAAAATTGTCGGCATCTGAGGCATTGCGAGTCATAAGAAACAATGAAAGCCAACGCTATGACAATCACCTTGCGCAATTATTTGTCAATATTATCAAAGGCATGCCTGCCGATTTGCCTCTCAGTGAGCAGTTAATTCCGGCGAGTTCATTAAAGCCCGGTATGGTACTCTCACGCGATTTAATTACAGAGAGCGGTTTAAAACTCTTATCCAGAGGGTATGTGCTCACGCAACTCACCATTTTGACTATACGGCAAATTGGTAATATCAACGTGTATGTTGTAGAGACTAATAAACCCCTTCAGTAG
- a CDS encoding DUF6632 domain-containing protein, translated as MDAKPNHTVLRIALVIIGLIFLFGVYPLTIVWPSGWAWHPVGQNVYLQMIVGVYATLGVFLLLAARNPIQHLSLIWFTVWSSVVHGGIMAIQAWYYPHHVAHLYGDVPALFMVAIILGVLTPRQRQST; from the coding sequence ATGGACGCTAAACCCAATCACACCGTGCTTCGCATTGCCCTGGTTATTATTGGATTAATCTTTCTCTTTGGGGTGTACCCATTAACGATAGTATGGCCATCGGGATGGGCATGGCATCCGGTTGGGCAGAACGTCTATTTACAGATGATAGTAGGCGTTTATGCCACATTGGGTGTTTTTTTACTATTGGCCGCGAGAAATCCCATTCAGCATTTAAGTTTAATCTGGTTTACTGTTTGGTCCAGTGTTGTGCATGGTGGAATTATGGCCATCCAGGCATGGTATTACCCTCACCATGTTGCCCATTTGTATGGCGATGTTCCTGCGTTGTTCATGGTCGCGATTATACTCGGGGTTTTAACACCTCGCCAACGCCAAAGCACTTAA
- a CDS encoding ankyrin repeat domain-containing protein has protein sequence MLTKFDALCKTLNIDSSAPSMDSLSKLIHWCETTISTDQQFEGDLGERFASYKALATDFLGHIQPNIQAEKLTTPVPAFKDLTPLQFLVDKGLDIYLKTLKPSPEQLNSKTNYTLLQLAAARGNLHMTENLLSLGANPQEKTPNGHSILFDALMLPINSDEKMKQKKQAIYSLLRQQDKTPLQERNESGDSVLHLMSQFGYDELVKETLTQARQLAYASNNLSHFPIHSAILSGQHGCVKLLLAVEGVDELTDDQGRHALHYAAQYGDKDMVKQCLNSKTLDSADRQGQTPLILATIAHNLNAINELLAFGAQINLTDNESRSALHYAVESNDVDGVKRLLTASNIDVNLSDYDSHTPLDLIQEHTPDGETIKNLLIAHGASKTASKNGKP, from the coding sequence ATGCTTACTAAATTTGATGCGCTTTGTAAAACCTTAAACATCGATTCGTCCGCCCCATCCATGGACAGCCTGAGTAAATTAATCCACTGGTGTGAAACCACAATCAGTACTGATCAACAATTTGAAGGTGATCTTGGAGAACGTTTCGCCTCCTACAAAGCCTTGGCAACCGATTTTCTTGGCCATATACAACCCAATATCCAAGCGGAAAAATTGACAACACCAGTGCCTGCTTTCAAAGATTTAACCCCGCTGCAATTTCTGGTGGATAAAGGCCTCGATATTTATCTGAAAACCTTAAAGCCAAGCCCTGAGCAACTCAACAGCAAAACCAATTACACACTGCTCCAGTTAGCCGCTGCCCGCGGTAACCTCCACATGACAGAAAATTTGCTGTCATTAGGGGCCAACCCACAGGAAAAGACACCCAACGGTCATTCGATTTTATTCGATGCCTTAATGCTACCCATCAATTCCGATGAAAAAATGAAGCAAAAAAAGCAGGCCATTTATTCACTGTTACGTCAACAGGATAAAACCCCGTTGCAAGAACGCAATGAATCGGGTGATTCGGTTTTACACCTCATGTCTCAATTTGGCTATGACGAGTTGGTTAAAGAGACACTGACTCAAGCAAGGCAGCTTGCTTATGCCTCCAACAATTTATCGCATTTCCCCATTCATTCCGCCATATTAAGTGGGCAACATGGGTGCGTTAAATTGCTGCTCGCCGTGGAGGGTGTGGACGAATTAACCGATGACCAAGGACGTCATGCCTTGCATTATGCGGCTCAATACGGAGACAAAGACATGGTTAAACAGTGTCTAAACTCCAAAACCCTGGATTCGGCTGACAGACAGGGCCAAACACCCTTAATCTTAGCCACCATCGCGCATAACCTCAATGCCATCAACGAGTTGCTTGCCTTTGGCGCTCAAATTAACCTGACGGATAATGAAAGTAGAAGCGCATTGCATTATGCGGTTGAATCCAATGATGTCGATGGAGTGAAACGACTGTTAACCGCGTCAAACATCGATGTCAATCTCAGTGATTATGACTCGCATACCCCGCTTGATTTGATTCAGGAACACACCCCTGACGGTGAAACCATCAAAAACCTGTTAATCGCCCATGGAGCATCCAAAACGGCCAGCAAAAACGGCAAGCCCTGA
- a CDS encoding ATP-binding protein, with product MSIRYKILLSMLMVALLFIPLNVYLLKRFVDVKQNFLTIVDKTVPRLEALLTMQNLTTRIDLFIKNFRIKFNQATMNGNAPKKIDSVKDEFLALLEELGEQQNIYKKYQIQTTKKNVKRLNELRDDVILAALDVFSVKEQNKSPKQLELKAKHLADKEYELNEFIKILLFQESTFLEEEREGINTASHELRNLIILLNTVIILIIIFLSLFLTKVISKPIIHLSQFANNIDYDNLKPLLPILSNDEIGDLQNHLNKMLQKLNKAKATLIETSRSAGVAEIATSILHNVGNVLNSINTSVALLSEHIKLSYVSQLPKLLDVIEDNKNNLDHYINHDERGKLVIPYFKKLIGQLTDEKIKNEEELETLNRNLTHVNQIIAMQQSASRPGSQILEPINIDDLIEEILLLYASRLRKAMINVERQFHQTPPLVSVKNKIQQILINLVKNAVDSLTISNQTLKRLIIKVELMEDKRRLLIRVSDNGSGISKEHLSKIFSFGFTTKQEGHGYGLHNCALLANELGGQLQVDSAGPGQGATFTLIIPFEVEKSS from the coding sequence ATGAGCATTCGATATAAAATTTTGCTAAGTATGTTAATGGTTGCATTACTTTTCATTCCATTAAATGTTTACTTATTAAAACGTTTTGTTGATGTTAAACAAAATTTTTTAACCATTGTTGATAAAACAGTTCCTCGATTAGAGGCCCTGCTAACCATGCAAAATTTAACAACACGCATCGACTTGTTCATTAAAAATTTTAGAATCAAATTCAATCAGGCAACAATGAATGGTAATGCACCAAAAAAAATAGACTCTGTAAAAGATGAGTTTTTAGCCCTGTTGGAAGAGCTGGGAGAACAGCAGAACATATACAAAAAATATCAGATACAAACGACCAAAAAAAACGTGAAGAGGCTGAATGAGTTGCGGGACGATGTTATTTTGGCGGCTTTAGACGTATTCTCTGTCAAAGAGCAGAATAAATCCCCGAAACAATTAGAGCTAAAAGCAAAACACCTCGCCGACAAGGAATATGAGCTGAATGAATTTATAAAAATTTTGCTTTTTCAGGAATCTACTTTTTTGGAAGAGGAGCGAGAAGGAATAAATACCGCATCCCATGAGTTACGAAATCTAATTATTCTTTTAAATACCGTCATCATTTTAATCATCATTTTCTTAAGCCTTTTCCTAACGAAAGTGATATCAAAACCCATTATTCACCTTAGTCAGTTTGCCAATAACATCGATTATGACAATTTAAAGCCTCTTTTGCCTATTCTTAGCAATGATGAGATCGGTGATTTGCAGAATCATTTAAATAAAATGCTACAAAAATTAAATAAAGCCAAGGCGACTTTAATTGAAACGTCTCGCTCTGCCGGGGTGGCTGAAATTGCCACCAGCATTCTACATAACGTAGGCAATGTATTAAACAGCATCAATACATCGGTCGCTTTATTATCAGAACATATTAAACTGTCTTACGTATCGCAATTGCCCAAGTTGCTTGACGTTATCGAGGATAATAAAAACAATCTGGATCACTACATTAACCACGATGAACGAGGTAAATTGGTTATACCTTATTTTAAAAAATTGATAGGACAATTAACAGATGAAAAAATCAAAAATGAGGAAGAACTAGAAACGCTGAATAGAAATCTAACTCATGTTAACCAAATTATTGCGATGCAACAAAGCGCCAGCCGTCCTGGCTCACAGATTCTTGAACCCATTAATATTGATGATTTAATTGAAGAAATATTACTTTTATATGCTAGTCGTCTCAGAAAAGCAATGATTAATGTAGAACGCCAATTTCATCAAACACCTCCCTTGGTATCCGTTAAAAATAAAATTCAACAGATCCTTATTAATCTGGTAAAAAATGCGGTTGACTCCCTGACAATAAGCAACCAGACGCTAAAACGATTAATTATAAAAGTTGAACTGATGGAAGATAAAAGGCGGCTCCTCATTCGTGTTAGCGATAATGGGTCCGGGATTTCTAAAGAGCATTTATCAAAAATTTTCTCTTTCGGTTTTACAACAAAGCAGGAAGGCCATGGCTATGGTTTGCACAATTGTGCATTATTAGCCAATGAATTAGGCGGTCAGCTTCAAGTTGATTCTGCTGGTCCTGGTCAGGGCGCCACATTCACACTCATTATCCCATTCGAAGTCGAAAAATCCTCCTGA
- a CDS encoding EAL domain-containing protein has product MDENKYDFRIIVIDDNTEIHKDFIKVLTKTAQNELEDLAQQLFDTANVNSDNLVLPHFKIDTATQGQEGAALIEKATREQEPYALAFVDVRMPPGWDGIETIKHIWAIDPDIHVVICTAYSDYSWEETIQELGHSDNFLILKKPFDHIAVRQLAYALTRKWKLLRESRVYTKSLEQEVEKRTEELRYQATHDALTGLANRALLHDRMQQAIAAYKRYQTSFAVAFFDLDRFKLINDSLGHPAGDELLVTVAQRLLSAVRSFDTLSRLGGDEFVMIITELKRIEDISKIVTKLLRVIKEPVQVADHVFNITSSMGVAIYPYDGQEADELLRNADAAMYHAKKLGGDKFQLYSANMNEKVLEQLELESQLNQAMDKKEMILWYQPQFHIHTNKLQAVEALIRWNHPTRGVLLPIDFVPIAERTGLIIPLGDWVIKEACLQNRRWQERGLPPIRVAVNVTVQQLNQSDFVQKIKTILTETNLEPKYFEIELSESSIMDDSIIDKINELKEFGIEIALDDFGTGYSNLYHLRHLALNRLKIDRSFIHNITRNDEIIIQAVIAMARSLNLEVLAEGVETQKQLDFLKGNEYSQIQGFYFSKPFPASELTRLLEDPDSINDMLRKARKE; this is encoded by the coding sequence ATGGATGAAAATAAATATGATTTTCGTATCATCGTCATTGACGATAACACTGAGATTCACAAGGACTTTATCAAAGTTTTAACTAAAACAGCCCAAAATGAGCTAGAAGATTTAGCGCAACAACTCTTTGATACGGCGAATGTCAATTCAGATAACCTGGTTTTACCCCACTTTAAAATAGACACCGCGACGCAAGGACAGGAAGGTGCCGCACTGATTGAAAAAGCAACCAGGGAGCAAGAGCCCTATGCACTTGCTTTTGTCGATGTTCGTATGCCGCCAGGCTGGGATGGAATCGAAACAATTAAGCACATATGGGCCATTGACCCAGACATTCATGTCGTGATTTGCACAGCCTATTCCGATTACAGTTGGGAAGAAACCATTCAAGAACTCGGTCACAGTGATAATTTTCTTATTTTAAAAAAGCCCTTCGACCATATTGCTGTCCGCCAATTAGCCTATGCGTTAACCAGGAAATGGAAATTATTGCGTGAGTCCCGTGTCTATACCAAATCGTTGGAACAGGAAGTGGAAAAACGCACCGAGGAATTACGGTATCAAGCGACCCATGATGCGCTTACCGGCCTGGCAAATCGGGCGCTGTTGCATGATAGGATGCAACAGGCAATTGCTGCCTATAAGCGTTACCAAACCAGCTTTGCCGTTGCATTTTTCGATTTGGATCGATTTAAACTGATTAATGACAGTTTAGGTCATCCCGCGGGCGATGAGTTGCTCGTGACAGTCGCCCAGCGTTTATTATCCGCAGTCCGCTCTTTCGATACCCTGTCTCGATTAGGCGGCGATGAATTTGTAATGATCATTACAGAGCTGAAGAGAATTGAGGATATATCAAAAATTGTTACCAAGCTATTACGCGTTATTAAAGAACCTGTGCAAGTGGCGGATCATGTTTTTAACATCACGAGCAGCATGGGTGTCGCTATCTACCCTTATGATGGCCAGGAAGCCGATGAATTGTTACGTAATGCCGATGCTGCAATGTATCATGCGAAGAAATTAGGCGGGGATAAGTTCCAGCTTTATTCTGCGAACATGAATGAAAAAGTATTAGAACAGCTGGAGCTTGAATCACAGTTGAATCAAGCAATGGATAAAAAGGAAATGATACTTTGGTATCAGCCGCAATTCCATATTCATACTAATAAACTGCAGGCGGTCGAAGCCTTAATTCGCTGGAATCATCCCACTCGCGGTGTACTGTTACCTATCGATTTTGTCCCTATAGCAGAACGGACAGGCTTAATCATCCCATTGGGTGATTGGGTAATAAAAGAAGCCTGCCTACAAAATAGACGGTGGCAAGAACGCGGGCTGCCGCCTATACGCGTGGCGGTCAATGTTACTGTTCAGCAATTAAATCAAAGCGATTTTGTCCAAAAAATTAAAACCATTTTGACGGAAACCAACCTGGAGCCTAAATATTTTGAGATTGAACTCAGTGAAAGCTCGATAATGGATGACTCCATTATCGACAAAATTAATGAATTAAAAGAATTCGGGATTGAAATTGCGTTGGATGATTTTGGCACCGGCTATTCCAATTTGTATCATTTACGGCATTTGGCCTTGAATCGTTTAAAGATTGATCGCTCATTTATTCATAATATTACTCGTAACGACGAAATAATCATTCAAGCAGTAATAGCCATGGCCAGAAGTTTGAACCTGGAAGTTCTTGCGGAAGGGGTTGAGACACAAAAACAGCTTGATTTCTTAAAGGGTAACGAATACAGCCAGATTCAAGGGTTTTATTTTAGCAAGCCATTCCCTGCTTCGGAACTAACAAGGTTATTAGAAGACCCCGATTCCATTAATGACATGTTAAGGAAAGCCAGGAAGGAATAA
- a CDS encoding ankyrin repeat domain-containing protein, which produces MKTTDVALTYEELTKFLEYLFAGSTLADQMADFGHCNGFSCLFMNAMRQGKPGRTDFFRRIEIIKELLDIKHQTSSVNALNTVPERMQDLVQELISRLENQTNSQPPSFFVEEDRPILDDLLSFAHELVIYQDPASFPALFEGASKEPAGQATELTYPLMFSPKEYKKCSVEKLSVGIYDKKEFFLYFERLHKALQAKPANGQELPNPAISFLMGTTTHSISISYDTTTHTWFMANSEDIKKEFLIDGTKDTGQLAKWVYNALVRKDIDESIAFSSTLFADTTTVEAIKETLRKDAIWQAIHDPTRKNCSKLVSYNEVQLLHILVSEAELSTIAHLLEYAKKQSTQTNVPSFFNTTHFLDHLLNAQDKFGYTPLMFAIDKADLERVELLLNYRPDLNLKNKGTEQGEGQTALELAQHNLKHYLDSGGNNKQLIESYSKIIDTLENHLKFNPLINKKN; this is translated from the coding sequence ATGAAAACGACAGACGTTGCATTAACCTATGAAGAGCTGACCAAATTCCTGGAGTACCTGTTTGCCGGGAGTACCCTGGCCGATCAAATGGCTGACTTTGGTCACTGTAATGGATTCTCCTGCTTATTCATGAATGCCATGCGCCAGGGCAAGCCAGGCAGAACCGATTTTTTCAGGCGGATTGAAATCATTAAAGAATTACTTGACATAAAGCACCAGACATCGTCTGTCAATGCATTAAATACCGTTCCAGAGCGCATGCAGGATCTTGTTCAAGAGCTCATTAGCCGCCTTGAAAACCAGACCAACAGCCAACCCCCTTCTTTCTTTGTGGAAGAAGACAGGCCGATTCTTGACGATTTGCTTTCATTTGCACACGAACTGGTGATTTATCAGGACCCTGCCTCCTTCCCTGCCTTGTTTGAAGGAGCGTCTAAAGAGCCTGCTGGCCAAGCCACTGAGCTTACCTATCCCTTAATGTTCAGTCCAAAAGAGTATAAAAAGTGCAGCGTCGAAAAATTATCCGTGGGCATCTACGATAAGAAAGAATTCTTCCTTTATTTTGAACGACTTCACAAGGCATTACAGGCAAAACCAGCCAACGGACAGGAATTACCCAATCCTGCGATTTCTTTTTTAATGGGTACCACTACGCATTCCATTAGCATCAGCTATGACACAACCACCCACACATGGTTTATGGCCAACAGCGAGGATATAAAAAAGGAATTCCTCATTGATGGAACGAAGGATACAGGGCAACTTGCAAAATGGGTTTATAACGCGCTGGTAAGGAAAGACATCGATGAGTCCATTGCTTTTTCCTCAACACTTTTTGCTGATACAACAACCGTCGAGGCAATAAAAGAAACCCTCAGAAAAGATGCCATATGGCAAGCCATTCATGATCCCACAAGAAAAAACTGCAGCAAGCTGGTCAGTTATAACGAGGTACAATTACTGCATATTCTGGTTTCGGAGGCTGAGTTAAGCACGATTGCACACCTTCTTGAGTATGCAAAAAAACAATCAACACAGACGAATGTCCCCTCTTTTTTTAATACAACCCATTTCCTGGATCACCTCCTGAACGCCCAGGATAAATTTGGGTATACACCCTTGATGTTTGCCATCGATAAAGCCGATCTCGAACGCGTCGAGTTACTGCTTAACTACCGTCCTGATTTAAATTTAAAAAACAAAGGCACTGAGCAAGGCGAAGGCCAAACGGCTCTTGAATTAGCCCAACATAACCTGAAACACTATCTGGACAGCGGCGGGAACAATAAGCAACTCATTGAATCGTATTCAAAAATAATCGATACGCTGGAAAATCATCTGAAATTTAACCCGCTGATTAATAAAAAAAATTAA
- a CDS encoding phosphatase PAP2 family protein, translating to MMTNNRALFIVSVVCLGLMVSYFFWGTKTHHRLPTYFTYTNEEQASLSGLETKQSITENSLKKWDSLMFELIKSNKLGDAPASRIYAYVYTAQRDAAFLSYNVKQQFAGNLDVISSDVLCLFFPNDCSKIKFQVKSDGYSSQLSKLVLSKINARIAQDTSGERLFTQPSGKGHWHGTKPYFGQEVGSWKPWVITSVEPFLPIKPPPVGAQAWQAQLKETETALNAITPEQTKAVVFWAGNPSTITPPGIWLKFANDYMEKEQLPLPRMVFVRSVLAMGIADSVIAIFAAKYTYWIKRPFMLNPGLHTVMPTPNHPSYPAGHSGISATAATILTYYFPQNKSDWWEKAREASSSRIWGGIHFPMDAEGGLLLGEKVANAVINSQPQIMDAK from the coding sequence ATGATGACAAATAACAGGGCATTATTTATCGTATCGGTGGTTTGTCTTGGTCTCATGGTGAGTTATTTTTTTTGGGGAACTAAAACACATCACCGGTTACCCACTTATTTTACCTACACCAACGAAGAGCAAGCCTCTTTGTCTGGATTAGAGACGAAACAATCAATAACAGAAAACTCATTAAAGAAATGGGATAGCCTCATGTTTGAATTGATTAAATCAAATAAATTAGGCGATGCCCCAGCGTCTCGAATCTATGCTTATGTTTACACAGCACAGCGCGATGCCGCTTTTTTATCTTATAATGTAAAACAGCAATTTGCAGGTAATCTCGATGTTATTTCGAGCGACGTGCTCTGTTTGTTTTTTCCTAATGATTGCTCCAAAATTAAATTCCAAGTTAAAAGCGACGGCTACTCAAGTCAATTATCAAAACTTGTTTTAAGTAAAATCAACGCTCGTATCGCTCAAGATACCTCAGGAGAAAGGCTATTCACGCAACCGTCAGGTAAAGGGCATTGGCACGGAACAAAACCCTATTTTGGGCAGGAAGTGGGTTCCTGGAAACCCTGGGTTATTACTTCTGTAGAGCCCTTCCTACCCATAAAGCCGCCACCCGTGGGTGCGCAGGCCTGGCAAGCGCAACTTAAAGAAACAGAAACGGCGCTAAACGCCATTACCCCAGAACAAACAAAGGCTGTTGTGTTTTGGGCTGGGAACCCATCGACCATCACACCACCAGGAATTTGGTTAAAATTTGCCAATGATTACATGGAAAAAGAACAGCTGCCTTTGCCCAGGATGGTATTCGTGCGTTCGGTATTAGCCATGGGCATTGCCGATTCAGTAATAGCAATTTTTGCAGCCAAATACACCTATTGGATAAAAAGGCCATTCATGTTGAATCCAGGTTTACATACAGTCATGCCCACACCAAATCACCCGAGTTATCCAGCTGGTCACTCAGGCATTTCGGCCACCGCCGCAACCATTTTAACTTATTATTTCCCACAAAATAAATCAGACTGGTGGGAAAAAGCCCGGGAGGCAAGCTCAAGCCGTATATGGGGCGGGATACATTTTCCAATGGATGCTGAGGGGGGATTACTATTAGGTGAGAAGGTCGCGAATGCCGTCATCAACTCGCAGCCTCAGATCATGGATGCAAAATGA
- a CDS encoding ankyrin repeat domain-containing protein, which yields MQDKTEDLPVSTGHGKIIELMWALNYTADPNGVCNGYSNMGIQAVLLGEHSHFKERVDQLLTIPLQDFSKKARAQQSNQEIPDGKKALKESVRAQMESYLKEKGLWADTLAFFDGIELNQQRHLYQHLFEGKIQLSQQRGGVVELVFPQTLEEQGGIVSLPATVAGVYKKEELKASLELLKKGFKSLHLTEPVSLAIIGFGGRHAVSISYNPETEKWILIDANLPPLQEYDDEDNAAKALIRSCSDDEVAAIRLAFYTTSGNKPLEQPLTDLILQVQQLSNDGMKEKVEWADSQGSTWLCIAAQTNNAMLISELVASGADVNKRTRDKYTPLMVALLCGYNDSAQMLLDLGANTNLGNGEQISPLRIAIAKENWDMVAALLEKGADPHLRPDMQALSPFEDAIKLNNPSLLKLLLDHGAQPFQTFFGKRNYMINLAVKDGCLESLKVLLEHGGKANGEIEDTSPLFIAMQNKRLDVARVLLEYGADPDVEDTTFEQTAWQFAKDHHLDDFLELFTNPPQQKQSEAKETPSTLFNPSEVQPFIDALANYCKKRAGEWRLPKSLYMNKDNSKGFKTRLISTKFGYSPQDKINAAHKLIEALQNKNPREALTEFDIGALTNSRLYSTVVKQYEDLFRRVYEVRQFFYDNLEDSPDL from the coding sequence ATGCAGGACAAGACGGAAGATCTGCCCGTTTCTACGGGTCACGGCAAAATCATCGAACTCATGTGGGCTTTAAATTATACAGCAGATCCCAATGGCGTGTGTAATGGCTACAGCAACATGGGCATCCAGGCCGTATTACTCGGAGAACACTCACATTTTAAAGAACGCGTTGACCAGCTTCTAACAATCCCTTTACAAGACTTTTCCAAAAAAGCCCGCGCTCAGCAGTCAAATCAAGAGATTCCTGATGGAAAGAAAGCCCTTAAAGAATCAGTACGGGCACAGATGGAGTCTTATTTAAAAGAGAAAGGACTATGGGCCGATACTCTCGCCTTTTTTGACGGGATTGAACTCAACCAGCAGAGGCATCTTTACCAGCATTTATTTGAAGGAAAAATTCAATTATCGCAGCAACGAGGCGGTGTCGTTGAGTTAGTGTTCCCTCAAACGCTTGAAGAACAGGGAGGAATCGTGTCTTTACCCGCCACTGTTGCCGGCGTTTATAAAAAAGAGGAGCTTAAGGCCTCTCTCGAATTGTTAAAAAAAGGATTTAAGAGCCTGCACCTGACAGAGCCCGTCAGTCTGGCTATCATTGGTTTTGGAGGTCGGCATGCTGTGTCCATTTCGTATAATCCCGAGACAGAAAAATGGATTCTGATTGATGCCAATTTGCCTCCCCTGCAAGAATACGATGACGAAGATAACGCGGCTAAAGCTTTAATCCGATCGTGTTCAGACGATGAGGTTGCCGCCATTCGTCTTGCATTTTATACAACCTCAGGCAATAAGCCGCTCGAACAGCCGTTAACTGACCTCATTCTGCAAGTGCAGCAACTATCGAATGACGGCATGAAGGAGAAGGTGGAATGGGCCGATTCACAGGGAAGCACCTGGCTCTGTATCGCGGCACAAACAAACAATGCCATGCTGATTTCTGAATTGGTTGCGAGCGGGGCTGATGTGAATAAACGGACTCGTGATAAGTACACCCCGTTAATGGTTGCTCTCCTGTGTGGTTACAATGACTCTGCACAAATGCTTCTGGATCTGGGAGCCAATACCAACTTGGGTAATGGAGAACAGATTAGCCCCTTGAGAATTGCAATTGCTAAAGAGAACTGGGATATGGTGGCCGCCTTGCTTGAAAAAGGCGCTGACCCCCACCTTCGCCCCGACATGCAAGCGCTCTCGCCTTTTGAAGACGCCATCAAGTTAAATAACCCGTCTCTCTTGAAACTTCTGTTGGATCATGGCGCTCAACCGTTTCAAACATTCTTCGGTAAACGAAATTACATGATTAATCTTGCAGTTAAAGACGGTTGCCTGGAAAGTCTTAAGGTATTGCTTGAGCATGGCGGCAAAGCGAATGGTGAAATAGAGGACACCAGTCCGTTATTTATCGCAATGCAAAACAAGCGGCTTGACGTGGCCCGTGTATTACTAGAATACGGGGCAGATCCGGATGTTGAAGACACTACTTTTGAGCAAACGGCTTGGCAGTTTGCGAAGGACCATCATTTGGATGATTTTTTAGAGCTGTTTACCAATCCCCCACAACAAAAACAGTCAGAGGCAAAAGAAACACCATCCACCTTGTTTAACCCCTCTGAGGTGCAACCTTTTATCGACGCCCTGGCGAATTATTGCAAAAAACGCGCAGGTGAATGGCGATTGCCCAAATCGCTGTACATGAACAAAGACAATTCCAAAGGCTTTAAAACCAGGCTGATCAGTACTAAATTCGGTTACAGTCCTCAGGATAAAATCAATGCAGCCCACAAATTAATCGAGGCATTACAAAATAAGAATCCAAGGGAGGCACTCACCGAATTTGATATCGGTGCATTGACGAACTCGAGACTTTATTCAACCGTGGTTAAACAATACGAGGATTTATTTCGGAGGGTCTACGAGGTGCGTCAATTTTTTTATGACAATTTAGAAGACTCTCCGGATTTGTAA